CCAGGGGCATCAGGGCAGGCAACTGCTCCAGCAGACCCGCCAGCAGCGCCTCCCCCCGTGCCGTGAGGCCGGCGGTGCCCGGACCGCCACCGAGGAGCGGCACGCCCTGGTCCGCCACGCTCAGATGCAGGTGGCCGCCGTTGCCCACCAGATCAGAAGTCACCACAGGGGCAAAGCTGGAGATCCAGCCGAAGCGGCGGCTCACCTGCTGGATCACCAGACGTGCCGCCACGAGGCGATCAGCGGCCTCGAGCGGGGTCGCCGCCGCCAGCGACAGTTCAAACTGGCCGGCGCCGTACTCCGGATGCAGCTGCAGCCAGGGCAGCTCGGCCGCATCGAGAGCCTCGGCCACGGCCGTGAGGTAATCGAGCCCCTGCACCAGGCGATCGGCGCCGTAGGGACCGCCCATCACCGCCGGGGTCCAGCCGCCGGCCTCCCCGCCCGGTTGGGGCAGTCCCACCATCCACTCGATCTCGAAGCCAGCCAGGGCGCTCAGGCCGGCCGCGGCGAAAGACGCCTGCTGCCGGGCACAGAAGCCGCGCTGATCGAGGGCATCGATCCCACCACTGCGGTCGTGCCGCACGCCGGGAGCCCAGGCCCAGCCGGAGGCCGGATCGAGGGGGCGCAGGGCCGTGAGATCGGGCTTCAGGCGCAGGTCACCATCTGGCCGGGCCAGGCTCTGCTGCGGATCGATCAAGCCCGTGGCCCCGAAGGCATCAGCCACTGGTGAAAAGCCCACTCCCTGGTTGGCCACCAGCACCAGCCGCTCCAGCGGCACCCCCTTCACCAGCACCGAGCCGGCGTGGTTCACAAAGGTGATCGCCAACCGGCGCAGGCCGCGCTCCAGCAGCTCGGCCATCTGCAGAGCGGCATCGTCGTCTGCCACGTCACGACTGGCGATGGGAGGGGGGAGGTCCGGCACGGCATGGCAGCCACGGGCCCGGAAATCATTGCCCGATTCGGCGCCACAGGCCATCGTGGTGGCCACAGCCCCGGCTTCCTTGGCTCCCGCAGCCCTGCTCCTGGTCGATGTCCAGAACGGCACCTGTGGGCCGGCGGCTGGTCGTGCGGGCAGCGCTGAAACCAGCCAGTTTTCCCCATCGCCCCGGCCGCCCGGCTTCGACGCCCACTTCCAGGCGGCGGTCCTGCCTCGGCTGGAGCAGGCGCTGGACCATGCCCGCCGGGGCGGCCTGGAAGTGATCCATACCGTGATCGCCAACCTCACCGCCGATGGCCGCGACCGCAGCCTCGACTACAAGCGCTCGGGACTGGGTTTCGCGCCGGGCAGCTGGGAGGCCCAGGTGATCGCCCCGCTGGCACCGCTGGCCGATGAGCTGGTGCTGCCAAAAAGCTCCTCGTCGCCGTTCAACTCCACCAACCTCGATTACCTGCTGCGCAACATCGGCATCACCGAGCTGGTGGTGGCGGGCCTGCTCACGGATCAGTGCATCGACCACACCGTGAAAGATGCGGCGGATCGCGGCTACACCGTGACCTGCCTGATCGACGCCTGCATGGCCGAATCGGCCGAGCGCCACCGAGCGGCGCTGAGCTGCTTCCGCGGCTACGGGAGGCTGTGCACGGTGACGGAATTCATCGCCGTATCCGCCTGAAGCCAATACTTGCAAGCCATTTCCTTGCTGCAAGCCATGCCCTTGCTGGAAGCGATGTCCTTGCTCGTGTGGCTGTATTGGCTATCACCTGGTGCAGAAATCGAACTGGAAGAGGGAGATGGGCCACCCCAAAGATGAGCCCCGGGCAGGGCACCAATCGAGCAC
The Synechococcus sp. MW101C3 DNA segment above includes these coding regions:
- a CDS encoding glutamine synthetase, yielding MATTMACGAESGNDFRARGCHAVPDLPPPIASRDVADDDAALQMAELLERGLRRLAITFVNHAGSVLVKGVPLERLVLVANQGVGFSPVADAFGATGLIDPQQSLARPDGDLRLKPDLTALRPLDPASGWAWAPGVRHDRSGGIDALDQRGFCARQQASFAAAGLSALAGFEIEWMVGLPQPGGEAGGWTPAVMGGPYGADRLVQGLDYLTAVAEALDAAELPWLQLHPEYGAGQFELSLAAATPLEAADRLVAARLVIQQVSRRFGWISSFAPVVTSDLVGNGGHLHLSVADQGVPLLGGGPGTAGLTARGEALLAGLLEQLPALMPLACGLAVSYVRLAPGRWAAPFQVWGVENREAALRLVPAGGGEPGHLELKVADLSANPYLLMGAVLGVAQDALRHPRVLRPPLSGDPASMPPAEAPRLPKSLSEALLALEASQVLREVMGEVLLRTVAESRQAEVRRSEALSDEALIASTRAWPLTGL
- a CDS encoding cysteine hydrolase family protein, with product MAPAALLLVDVQNGTCGPAAGRAGSAETSQFSPSPRPPGFDAHFQAAVLPRLEQALDHARRGGLEVIHTVIANLTADGRDRSLDYKRSGLGFAPGSWEAQVIAPLAPLADELVLPKSSSSPFNSTNLDYLLRNIGITELVVAGLLTDQCIDHTVKDAADRGYTVTCLIDACMAESAERHRAALSCFRGYGRLCTVTEFIAVSA